In Chiloscyllium plagiosum isolate BGI_BamShark_2017 chromosome 26, ASM401019v2, whole genome shotgun sequence, one genomic interval encodes:
- the LOC122563020 gene encoding ataxin-7-like protein 1 gives MLGISPNRPKLAACSGARVFLQSDLIENEKPSDPVPHPELPYPLFRFEINSRLSSEESDGEMTEEAEKLDCHYSRFHPKPLAFCTFGSRMISRGCYVFNRRFDRFRMALNSMVEKHLNSQMWRKIPPATDPQSTPLAVPTPAPSVLSLPSISSISGSLSASASSPGVELKAASSPVSLVGARGPPEPPSACCRALPPLTPPARIPSPSLSRSPWTKSSRAPGFHLELGPIGDASLSKHKKPGPASCNLPPPSDSPLKRNCVLSLDRISAAPPGGTALHPPHSNTSSHRVSNGLGAHGPKAGRSGSTAILGLSGNSLKGNGRTVEQFGPKKEARLCAALNPASPPQPPTSPARTEGRKRKNAASCSKPTKIAKGPDVSSVQRKREESLATTRPHSNSHPHKAKVRP, from the exons GGTTTTTTTGCAaagtgatctgattgaaaatGAGAAACCCTCTGATCCTGTACCACATCCTGAGCTCCCGTACCCTTTGTTCAGGTTTGAGATAAACAGCCGGCTATCGAGTGAGGAGAGTGATGGGGAGATGACCGAGGAAGCTGAGAAGCTGGATTGTCACTATTCACGCTTTCATCCAAAGCCTCTGGCA TTTTGCACTTTCGGAAGCCGGATGATTAGTCGGGGCTGTTACGTCTTCAACAGGCGCTTTGATCGTTTCCGTATGGCCCTTAATTCCATGGTAGAAAAGCACCTGAATTCTCAGATGTGGAG AAAGATTCCTCCAGCCACGGATCCACAGAGCACGCCACTGGCTGTCCCAACTCCAGCCCCCTCCGTGCTTTCTCTCCCATCTATTTCGTCTATTTCTGGATCTCTGTCTGCCTCAGCTTCTTCCCCGGGCGTGGAACTGAAAGCAGCGTCCTCGCCTGTTAGCCTTGTTGGAGCTCGAGGCCCTCCTGAGCCACCGTCTGCGTGCTGCCGCGCACTCCCTCCGCTGACCCCTCCAGCCCGCATTCCCTCCCCCTCTTTGAGTAGATCACCCTGGACCAAGAGCAGCCGGGCGCCTGGGTTTCACTTGGAGCTTGGTCCCATCGGCGATGCGTCTCTGAGCAAACACAAGAAACCAGGGCCTGCCTCCTGTAACCTGCCCCCTCCCTCCGATTCCCCCCTCAAAAGAAACTGTGTGTTGAGTCTGGACAGGATAAGTGCTGCCCCTCCTGGCGGGACGgccctccaccctcctcactcGAATACCTCTTCACACAGGGTGAGCAACGGACTCGGTGCCCATGGACCCAAAGCAGGACGCTCAGGATCGACCGCAATTCTGGGCCTTTCAGGGAACTCCCTCAAAGGGAATGGCAGGACAGTAGAACAGTTTGGTCCCAAAAAGGAGGCCCGCTTGTGTGCAGCTCTCAACCCAGCTTCGCCCCCACAGCCTCCCACGTCCCCAGCACGGACCGAGGGCAGGAAGCGGAAGAACGCAGCCTCCTGCTCGAAACCCACGAAAATAGCCAAGGGCCCCGACGTCAGCAGCgtccagagaaagagagaggagagcCTGGCAACAACACGACCTCACAGCAACTCTCACCCACACAAG